Proteins encoded within one genomic window of Halodesulfovibrio sp. MK-HDV:
- the ilvN gene encoding acetolactate synthase small subunit, with the protein MANHAHTVLDILVNNHPGVMAHVTGLFSRRAFNVEAILCLPVADSATSRIWLLVNEDGRLDQMLRQMRKLQDVYEVTASTEYLKVFADLTASMNTESNVLIAD; encoded by the coding sequence ATGGCTAATCATGCACATACTGTTCTTGATATTCTGGTGAACAACCATCCGGGAGTGATGGCACACGTTACAGGTTTGTTTTCACGACGGGCATTTAACGTTGAAGCTATTTTGTGTCTGCCGGTTGCAGACAGTGCCACAAGCCGTATTTGGCTGCTGGTAAACGAGGATGGAAGACTTGACCAAATGCTGCGGCAGATGCGTAAACTTCAAGATGTATATGAAGTGACAGCGTCTACTGAGTACTTAAAAGTTTTTGCAGACCTCACTGCGAGTATGAATACAGAATCAAATGTTCTTATAGCTGACTGA